One Hippopotamus amphibius kiboko isolate mHipAmp2 chromosome 12, mHipAmp2.hap2, whole genome shotgun sequence genomic window, GTATCGTTAATGCACACGATCGCATCTGTAAGGTTGCGATGCGTCCTAATCACTCCATCCCAGGGTGAGGAAGGGACATCAGCACAACATGGTAGTTAAGTGTGCAGACTAGGGAGTCAGGGAGCACTGGGCCAGAATCTTGGCTCCACAATATACCAGCCATGGGATCTGGAATGATTTATCACCTCCtccaaacttcagtttcctcatctgcaaaatggggtagCAATAGTAGGAATCAAACaacaatgcttggcacacagaAAGTTCTCAATTAATGATAGTTATTATTTACTATTATCATAACTGTAGTCAAATAAAACAGTCAACATGAAATGCCTTTTAATTTAGAAGACGGTAAAAAATGTTCATTATCTTATTTTCAAGACTCAGAAAGGGACTGACCTTTGACAGAAGAAGAGTCATCTACTCTTTTGAACAGAGATGTGAGAAGATGAATGTAAGGACAGAAATATCTCGAAAGAAGAAAGGTAAACGAGGAGGATCATGCCAGAGGAAGTTTTACtaacaattaataaaatataggGGAGTGATCTGCTGGAAATAGCTTTGAGAATTTGAGAACTGTGGAGAAAGTTAAAGGTTAAGTCTTTTaacttaaattataaatttaacttaaattttattatGATAGCTAAGTAAATATTCAGAAACCTGTTCCTTGTCTATAAACAAAAACTTGAATTCTCAAAGTGTGGTATAAATGGCCCCCTAATCATTCAAGTTCTTCATTAGAAGCTTTTAAATAAGGCTTACAACTTTTGATTCCAGTTATATTTTTCTAGCCAGAGTAAATTACGTACTTATTAATAAACATGGATATGGAAGAAAATGATAACAGGTATCTGATTGGAGAGATACCATCTGTTCGTCACCTAAGACAGGAGAACTGGGACCTGAGGGAAAGCTGACACTGGCAGCAAAGTTTGAGAGACTGATGATCTTCATTACAATGGTCCACAAATTCAAAACATCCAAGGGCAGTTGGGGCATCTTTGGTTAGCACAGTTATAATGGCATTGCTGATTCTATCCTGAAGCTCCTCAACCGTAGCTAACAAGTTAGCTTTTCTTCTCACACTGAGACCGAGAGAGTTATGGGAATAAGATATCGCTGCCAAATtaacagaaataatgaaagacTGCActttgaaagtgaaaataaaaataggaaacagaGAAGATAACTTAGGCATTGGTTTAGAAGGTAGGCTGGGAAAGTACATGAAGAGTTGAAAAGGAGCCATGGAGAAAATCCTCCTACATGAGAATTCAGGAAAATaattcttggggcttccctggtggtccagtgttaagtctctgctcttccactgcagggggcacgggttccattcctggtcgggaaactaagatcccacatgccatgtggcggggccaaaaataaataagtaaataaaaattaaaacttaatcCCCAGCACAATAaaccatgaagaaaatgaaaggcaaccAACCAGAATGGTAGATAATATTTGGAAACCATCtatctgataagtggttaataatgaattataaggaactcatataactcaatagcaaaataaaacaaaggaagcaaacaaaaccaataaactgatttttttaaaaaaagaaaagaattcttgTGAAGAGTCAATGTTTCTCCAATAGAGAATCTCATTTAAgtcaaaatgacagaaaaaaatgcatttgaaccAATTCAACGAGAAAACCTTAGCCTCTCCTAAATTTTCCTGAGTTCCTCTTCCATTCTCAACAttggtttctttcctttgtagGCAGTAAAGGGTAGCAATGAAAAACCAAACCTACATGACTGAATTCATTCTGCTGGGACTAACAGACATTCCAGAGCTTCAAAGTATCATCTTCATATTTCTCTTCTTCACCTATATATTCAGCATCTTAGGGAACCTGACAATCGTCACCCTCACACTACTCGACTCCCACCTCCAGACtcccatgtatttcttcctcagGAACCTCTCCTTCTTAGAAATTTCCTTTACAACCACTTTCACTCCTAGGCTACTGTTCAGCATCTCAACTGGGAACAAGAGCATCAGCTTTGCTGGCTGCTTCGCTCAGTATTTCTTTGCCATATTCCTCGGGGCCACAGAGTTTTACCTTCTGGCTGTCatgtcctatgaccgctatgtggccatatGTAAACCCCTGCACTACATGACCATCATGAGCAACAGGGTCTGCACCCAGCTGGTTCTCTGCTGTTTGTTGGCTGGATTTCTCATCATCCTATCCCCAATCATCATGACCAGTCACCTGGATTTCTGTGCCTCCAATGTCCTGAATCATTATCTTTGTGACTATGGACCCCTCATGGAAATATCTTCCTCAAACACAAGATTCCTAGAGCTGGTTGACTTTATCTTAGCAATTGTGACCTTGGTGGTCACCTTGATGCTGGTGATTCTCTCCTACACAAACATCATCCGGACAATTCTGAGGATcccctctgcccagcaaaggatgAAGGCCTTTTCCACCTGTTCCTCCCCCATGGCTGTCATCTCCCTCTCTTATGGCAGCTGCATATTCATGTACATAAAGCCTTCAACAAAAGAAGGAGTTGCCTTCAATAAGGGAGTAGCTGTGCTCAGTACCTCAGTTGCCCCTTTATTGAACCCATTCATTTACACTCTAAGgaataaacaagtaaaacaaGACTTCAATAATGTGACCAGGAAAATAGtgcatctttattcattttaatggccTCAAAATCAGTGGAAGTTTTGAACAATTCATGAAGTTACTCTAAATGATAACTTGAGCCTCTGATATCTCCTTTTGTTAATGTTATTTCCCAGATAAATTGACCATAAGTATGTGTCAAAATTTAGTTTCAAAGCTGCCAGCAAGAGAGAGGTATTCAAAGAAGGCTGGTTCAGAGATTCTTTTCTGGTAGATATCTTTTaataaagaagggaaaataggaaaataatatctTTAGGTATGTACGAAGTAGAACatttgattaaaaattattttacttgtcATAAATCTGGTGATCAGGTGAGTGATTAAATCCACCTTCCCATGAAGGGCTCTTAGTCTTACCAATCACTGCCACAGAATAAACATATTTTGTCAGAAATTCCTAGACACTTCCCAGAAGAGATTATTCATGACGTCACCCACACACAAAATTCTACTTCATATATACTTTCTCAGGTTTTACAcaattttctttctgcctctgaCAATTCTTAAAGACTGCCTCTTTCTGGCATCTCCTACAGTCCCCTGTTGAAAAGTACTGTATGGAATCTCATGGCTCTTCATGAGAACATTTCTGACTCTTGTTTGAGCACTGAGATCAGAATAAAAATCATTACTAAGGAATCATTTGGACTCCATTTAAAGGAAAATTCGGGTGAAGAAACAGCTTAGGTTATGTTGGCAGTGATCAAAATCTGTAGAAGCTAGAGTCTGGCAAAGTACGCCTGACTTTCACAGgatatattttgttgttgttggagtataattgctttacaacgttgtgttagtttctgctgtacaacgaagtgaatcagttatatgtatacatatatcccctccctcatggaCCTCCCTCTCATGCACCCCCCATCCTGCCCAtctaggttgtcacagagcaccgagctgagctccctgtgctatacagcagcttccccactagctgttttacacatGGTCGTGTATTTAtatcaaacctaatctcccaattcctcccaccctccccttcccccgctgTGTCTACACATccattctttatgtctgtgtctctattagGATACATTTAGAGATGAATCTGAGGAGGTTGGGGGTGTTACAGATGCCTCTTAGGGAGACTTTGGGATGATAAGGTCTATTAACTCTCTCCACAACTTCCTGCATTTGGAATCCCTTGGCTGCCTCTCTGAACTTGCCAATCATGTGGTAATGATTCTGACAGTTAAGTGGCCTCTACTACTTCAGCCCCCATCATTCCCATGAATGATAACCAGCCCAGCTCCATGACTATATGTCCTACCATCATCCTCAGTAAATGAGAGCCATCACTGAGCTTTTGAGTGATGTTGGTGTCCCTCTCAGCAATACCTTGTAACCTTGTAACC contains:
- the LOC130834121 gene encoding olfactory receptor 6C4-like codes for the protein MKNQTYMTEFILLGLTDIPELQSIIFIFLFFTYIFSILGNLTIVTLTLLDSHLQTPMYFFLRNLSFLEISFTTTFTPRLLFSISTGNKSISFAGCFAQYFFAIFLGATEFYLLAVMSYDRYVAICKPLHYMTIMSNRVCTQLVLCCLLAGFLIILSPIIMTSHLDFCASNVLNHYLCDYGPLMEISSSNTRFLELVDFILAIVTLVVTLMLVILSYTNIIRTILRIPSAQQRMKAFSTCSSPMAVISLSYGSCIFMYIKPSTKEGVAFNKGVAVLSTSVAPLLNPFIYTLRNKQVKQDFNNVTRKIVHLYSF